The Opitutales bacterium nucleotide sequence ATAAGCTTTTCCTTTTCGATCAGGTGGAGGGTGAGCTCTTCGATTTTGGCCATTTGGAGGGTGACGAGTTCGGAGAGTTTGGCGCCGTTTTGCTCGATCTCGGTGGCGGACGGGATGCCGGGGAGGTGGCCGTGGGCGGTGATGTGGGCTTCAACTTCGGCGAGCGGGGCCAGGCGGTAGTCGTCTTCAAAAACGTAGTCGGACCAGCCGGATTCGACGATGACTTCTTTGGCACGGATGGTGCCGTTGACGGATAGTTTGTGAGAAGGCCCCAGTGTTCCAATTCCGACGTTGCCAGAATTATTAATTATCATGCGCTTCGTTAGGTTCGACGCCCCGCCTACCGAGGTTCCTGAACCTGTGGAAAAAACTAAATGCCCTGCGGCATCACCAGAAACAGATGTGGGTCTCGCGCTAGACAAATTTTTCCAAGCGCCTCCTTCATAATATGTTTGGAATCCGATTACTTTATTACCGCCATCGTGAAATGCAAAGCCGTTGCCGACCTGTAGTTTTTCCTTTGGGTTGGTGGTGCCGACACCTACTTTGCCGTCAAAAGTAAAAGCGGCATCGTTTCCTACTTCAAAAAACAGAACTTTAGAGTCTAGGAAGTCGACTCTCATATCTGGATGGCTGAGAAATGATGCTATTTTGTTTCCTTCGTTTGTTCTAATATGGGACCACTTGCTACCTACATGGGAATCTAATGCCAGAGCAGTCCATCCAGAATATCCAAGTTGCTTGAATGACCATGGGCGATCTGTTCCGAATCTTAATAGTTCTTCTCCGTCACCTCTACCCGCAATTTCTAATGGAGCGTTTGGAGAAGTTGTTCCGATACCAATATTGCCGCTACGTTCAATCGTCATTTGCGTTATTGAGCTGCTATCTATCGCACCATCTATATTCGATCCCTGAATTCGTAATTGTTGATCTTCGCCTCTGTATTCAAACCTCATTCCATCATTCGATAATTCCGATCCTAGTGATATTTGAGTAGACGCCGGTGAGACTGACGTAATCTCAGCGACTGGATTCATTGTTCCGATACCTATCCTTTTTTGATCTCCTCTTACCACAAACGCGTCATGTGAGAAATAAGCATCTCTACCTTCGAAAAACAGTGGCCAAGGGGACTCCCCGCTCCAATTGCCGCTATCATCATCATCCCATAGAAAATAGAGCCTGTTCGATTGAGCATGGATCCAATAGTCATCAGCTCCAGAGTCGGAGTCTATAAATCCAATCGTTGGTGAACCTTCTATGATATTGATGTCGGAAGTGAAATTTTGTGCGGATAGGCTCGATGCTAGGACGGTTATGTAGAGTGATATGGAACGTTGTATCTTCATAGCTAAATATAGAAATTCGCGCGGAGGTAATTGCAGGGATAAAAGTTGAGATTAGTATCGGCAATTTGGGGTGCCGAGCTGGGGCTCGGCGTTCCTTGAGCTGAACTTGGCTGCGAAAGACGCAGAATTATTTATTTAAATCGTTGTCGATCTGGGGCTTAGGTTGGTCTGGGAGTTCGGGGTATTTCGATCCGCTAATGGACGCGAATGGACGCGAATGTCTTCTACCTAGGCTGTAAAGGTGGGTGCAGAATGGATCGTGTCTGTGAGCATGCATAGACCTGAAGTGACAGCGTGTTTATTGGGCCGATTGGAATGAACGGGACTGGTTTTGGGGACCGGAGGGAATGGTTTCACCGGAGTGTGAAGACATAAGTCGCAGGCCTTCCCGGGAGTGTTGGCTGTGTGCTTTTCCTCGAGAAGGCAATGCGCTCCGGTTGGTGTGACTCGTGCTCGGGGGTAACATGTTTTGTGAGAATTGTTGGAACTGTATTTAGGAACAGAATTAGGAGAATTGGTGATGAGAAAGCATTCTCGGTAAGGTAGGTCAAGTGTTGTTTGTAAAAATTAAGTAACGCAAATTTCGTGATCTTTTGGCCCGCGAATTTATTCGAATTCATTAGTCCGAGCTGGAGCACAGCGTCCCCAGAAAGAGATGGTGTTTTTGCCGCGGATGGCGCAGAATAGATGCGGAAGGTGATTGTTTTCGTTGTCGTGTTCGAAAGCGACTTTTTTTTTACATTGGGACATTATGATAAAACAAACTGCAGCACCTGTCATTGAAACGCCTCTCGGGGAGAAAATCTATGAGCTTTTGGGCCACGAGACTGGAGCGGATGCTCCAAAACACTCAATTGCCCGCGTTAAGATCGTGCCCGGTGGCATGTCTCTGCGTCATTACCATCCAGTGGTCGAGGAAAGCTACTGGATCACCGCGGGGAATGGGACTCTGGAAGTCGGGGAGGAGACCATGGAGGTCGCCGCGGGCGATATGATTCAAATCCCTATCGGGTCACCGCACAAAATTTCCAATACCGGAAGTGAAGTGTTGGAGATGACGGTCTGTTGTGCACCCGCCTGGACACCCGATTGCAGTGTCTTTTTAGAGGGACCCGACGCGTGAGGGCATTCTACGTCATACTGTGTGTCCTGGGGGTGATTCTGCCTTACTCGGTTATCGTGCCCTGGTCACTTGAGCAGGGCGTCAATTTGGCGCAATTTTGGTCAGAGCTTACTGCGAACAGGATCAGTATCTTCGCGTGGCTTGATGTTTCCTTAGCTGCGGTGGTCTTAGTGGCGTTCATCATCACAGAGGGCCGCCGCCTCGGAATGACTCGACTCTGGCTACCCATCGCCAGCATCTTTACTGTCGGCGTCTGTTTGGGCTTCCCACTCTTTCTGCTCATGAGGCATAAGTATGTGTCTCAAGAAATGAATTTAGCCCGTGAAATTTGACCAAGTAGGGTGATCGCGACAGCGATTGCCCTAGGGTGGGTGGTGATTCAGGGCAGGCAACGGCTGTCACCGTCATCCTACGAAACGGCTCTGTCTCTGGTAGGATCGCCTCGGGGCTGTTTAGTGTAGATTTCTAAAAAAAGGACGTCGGTCCAAGGTGCTGTAAGCCGGATTATGTCGTGGGCATCTATTTATCTAGGCCGCCGAGGCGACCTCCTCGCCGAGGCGAGGTGCGGCTTACCCGAGATCTACTGACGGGCTATCAAGATCTCCTATTTAGCCTTGCACCGCAATGGGTTTATCCTGCCACGCCGGTTACCCGAACGCGCGGTGGGCTCTTACTCCACCTTTTCACCCTTACCCCAAGCGAACTCGGGGCGGTATATTTTCTGTGACACTAGCCGTCACTCCCGAAGGAGTGCCCCTACTTTCGTAAGGAATGCTGCCCTATGGTGTCCGGACTTTCCTCTAATCGACGAGCAATCAGCAGATGCCTACACCTTGGACCGACGAAATTGCATGCTGTCGAAACTACCCGTCATAATCCAGAAAATTCGTTGGAAAGCTGGAAGGCTTTGAGCTGTGACTGACCTATGGAGCCGACTTCTTCTTCCGACACCCAGCCCCCCCATCCTCTGTTGTGGCAGGCTTTGATCCCTGTGGTATTCTTGGTGGCTGTCTTAGCAGTTGTTGTCATTTGGATGGAAGGCGATGTTCGAGTTCCGATCATTTTAGCG carries:
- a CDS encoding cupin domain-containing protein — protein: MIKQTAAPVIETPLGEKIYELLGHETGADAPKHSIARVKIVPGGMSLRHYHPVVEESYWITAGNGTLEVGEETMEVAAGDMIQIPIGSPHKISNTGSEVLEMTVCCAPAWTPDCSVFLEGPDA
- a CDS encoding DUF2834 domain-containing protein, whose protein sequence is MRAFYVILCVLGVILPYSVIVPWSLEQGVNLAQFWSELTANRISIFAWLDVSLAAVVLVAFIITEGRRLGMTRLWLPIASIFTVGVCLGFPLFLLMRHKYVSQEMNLAREI